In one window of Deltaproteobacteria bacterium DNA:
- the nth gene encoding endonuclease III — translation MNKQKRTAIYSRLRASNPSPSTELDWVDPFELLVAVVLSAQATDVSVNKATAKLYPVANTPEKILRLGTARLKRYIRTIGLFNSKAENIIKTCRILIEEHGSQVPTTREALEKLPGVGRKTANVILNTAFGEPTIAVDTHIFRVANRTRMANGKNPLEVETRLTRLTPPEFRKDAHHWLILHGRYVCKARKPECPRCVIVDLCEFPDKTPED, via the coding sequence ATGAACAAACAAAAGCGGACCGCCATCTACAGCCGTCTCCGGGCCAGCAACCCCAGCCCCTCCACCGAGCTGGACTGGGTCGACCCGTTCGAGCTGCTGGTCGCCGTGGTGCTGTCGGCCCAGGCCACCGACGTGAGCGTCAACAAGGCCACGGCCAAGTTGTACCCGGTGGCCAATACCCCCGAGAAGATCCTTCGCCTCGGCACCGCCCGGCTCAAGCGCTACATCCGCACCATCGGGCTGTTCAACAGCAAGGCCGAGAACATCATCAAGACCTGCAGGATCCTCATCGAGGAACACGGGAGCCAGGTGCCCACCACCCGGGAGGCCCTGGAGAAGCTACCCGGCGTGGGCCGAAAAACCGCCAACGTCATCCTGAACACTGCCTTCGGCGAGCCCACCATCGCCGTCGACACGCACATCTTCCGCGTGGCCAACCGCACGCGCATGGCAAATGGAAAGAACCCATTGGAGGTGGAGACCCGCCTCACCCGGCTCACGCCCCCGGAGTTCCGCAAGGACGCCCACCACTGGCTCATCCTCCACGGCCGCTACGTCTGCAAGGCGCGCAAGCCCGAGTGCCCGCGCTGCGTCATCGTCGACCTGTGCGAGTTCCCGGACAAGACGCCCGAAGACTGA